From the Candidatus Omnitrophota bacterium genome, the window GGCAAGTTGGAATACAATGCGGAAAAGATGCGCTTCACCAACAACAAGGAAGCCAATCAGTACGTCAAGCGCCAATACCGCAAAGGCTGGAGCCTGAACATGTAATCTACATTCAATCTTATCAACAAACGAAGCGGCCCTCGCTAGCATGACGAGGGCCGTTTTTCTTTCTATGCCGGCAAATCCTTTTTTACAGGAATTTACAGTTGAGAATTCGTTCCCGTGATACTATTCCGTTTGGATGGGATTATCCATTTACCTATAAATCACGATGATGGAATGAATTCCCCGATGCAGCGACGGCTAGACGCTTCTTCACGTTTTTGGCGTTCTTTTTCATTTCTATTTCTTTGCGCCTTGGCTTACGGAGTGGAATCTCCGCCTGTACGTTTCGGGAGAGCCGATATCTGCATTTCCGATATAATTTTTCAAAAAGAATTTCTCTCTCAAGCCGATCCTATCCATGCCTTGGTTCAATTCGCTCAGCCGCTCGCTCCCGGCGATCGCCGGGAGTTGGAAGCATCCGGCGTGCGCTTTTTACACTATATCCCTGAAAACGCTTATTTCATCTCCGCCAATGCGGAGAAGATGAATGCGCTGCGTCTAGCGCCGTCCACGGTAGGCGCAATTCCGGTTCCCGGCGAGTTGAAACTGGATTCATCCCTCCAACGAAAAGCAGAGGCGGCGAAATCGGCGGCGAGAAATAACAATCCTCCCGAATATATGAATCTCAAAATCGTTTTCTTTCAGGATACAGCCTACAAACAAGCTAGCCGGACGCTGCTCGCGCATGGAGCAATTCTTGAGGCAGCTCGGCAGGGATTCGATTATCATCAAACCATCGATTCCGTCTCTTTGCCTTTGGACGAGATTCAATCGCTGGCGCAGGAGGATATCGTTTTCCTTATCGCCGAAACCGATCCGCCCAACGTTCCCTGCAATTTGATCGCTCAAGATACGTCCAACATCGACGAAATCCAGCCTAGAGGGGGAACAGGCTATAACCTCGACGGTTCCGGCGTAACGGCGGGCGTCTGGGATTCGGGTGGGGTTCGCGTTACGCACGAGCAACTGCGGGGGCGAGCCGTTCAAGTGGACGGCGACGCTCCCAATTATCACGCCAGCCACGTCGCGGGAACCATCGCGGGCGGCGGCAAGGGAAATCCGACGGCGGAAGGAATGGCGCCGAACGCGAAACTGCTGTGTTGGAACTATATCAATGATCTTCAGGAAATGCAGAGAAACGCCGATAAAATTACCGTTTCCAACCATTCCTACAAAGCTAGCGCCGGATGGGAATACGATCCCCAAACTAGCTTGTGGCATTGGTACGGCGATCCGGAATTTGATTCTTCCCCATCTCAACTCTTTGGGCGATATTCTTCTCGCACTCACGCTTGGGATCGCATCGTCTACGAACAAAACTTGATCGCCGTGTTAGCGGCGGGCAACGACCGGGACGGCGAAACGCCGCTGCCGGGGACGGCGTACGTTCTCAACCAGGGGCCGGAAATTTCTATGATTTCCCGCCCAAAGGATGGCGGCGCCAATGGGTATAACACCATCACATCGCTGGGCGCCGCTAAAAACGTCATCACGGTGGGCGCGATCTACGACCTGTTTCGCGAACCGCCCAAGCCGGACGATTCCAGCATGACCGATTATTCCAGCTGGGGACCAACGGCGGATGGCCGCGTGAAGCCCGATCTTGTCGCCAACGGCGCGGGATTATTATCCATGTCGTCGAATTCGGACTCCGCTTACGAAAGCATGGGCGGCACATCTTCCTCCGCTCCCGTCGTCGCCGGCGCTATTGCCTGCCTGACGCAGTTATACCGCCAGCGCTTTGGCAACGCCGATCCCGATGCGGCGGGGATGAAATGCATATTGATCCACACCGCCATCGATGGGGGATCGAACGCCGGCCCCGATTATCGCTTCGGTTGGGGACTATTGGATGCGCGGGCGGCGGCGGATTTCATCCTGCTGCACGGCAATCTCGGCCGCTATCTCGATTACGGCGCCTATCTCGGCGATCCTATCGTTTACGAGGCATCGTATATTGGCTACGGCCCGATTACGGCTACATTGGTTTGGACGGATCCGCCGGGCGTTCCTGCAACCGGCGCTATCGGGAGCGATCCTCCCAATGTTATCAACGATCTTGACTTGTTGCTTACCGGTCCGGGCGGAACCTATTATCCCTGGACGCTCGATCCATCTTATCCCGATCAGCCTGCTCGCCAGAACACAGAAAACCACCGCGACAACGTGGAGCAAGTCTTTATCAAAAAACCTGCTAAAGGCGCTTACTCCCTACGCATTCAAGGACGAGTAAATCTGGGCGATTCGCAAGGATACGCCCTTTGCATCACCGGTTTGCAACTCACGGGCCGGAAACCCCGCCTTGCGATTCTCAGCCCCAAAGCGGACAGCGTCGTCGACGGCGGCGTTTCCATTGCCGTGCAGGCGGGAAGCGGTGCTGGCGTTTCACGCGTCGTTATGAAAGCCGACGGCGCCATTCTGGACGATCCAGCGACGTCCGCCAAGGAGGGCGACGTTTTTCTCTTCCCATCCCCAGTGGAGACGACGCAGACGGCGGTTTGGGATTCTTCCAGAGCGGCGAACGGCGAACATGTCTTAGAAATATCGGCCACGAGCGCCGACGGCGCATCCACAACAAAAAACATCAGCGTATTCGTTTACAACGAACCGGCATCGCCTTTGTCTCTTGCAACAAACGCTTCTCCCCTCATAGGAAGAATCTGGCCGGAATCGGACGGGGATTGGTATACGATACAACCGTCCGTTAACAGTTCGTACATCATTGAAACGCACGCCTTTCCCGATCAAATCAGCCCGGACACCCATATCGCGCTTTATGGCCCATACTCCAGAGAACTCCTCATCGCCAGCGACGACGACGGCGGAATCGGAACCTTTTCCAAAATCGTACGCAATTTGGAGAAAAATCGAACTTATTATCTAAGAGTAACCGGCAACCAATACGAAACGGGATTTTATTCCATTGATATCAAAACCAATTTGGCCAGCGTCGAAGCATGGCAATTGTATTGATCCGCTTTCCTCTTGCATTGAATATCCCTAAAATAAAAAAGTGGATGAATGAAGCAATAGTATTTTGAGGACGTCGTCATGATGGATCAAAATCGAAACCAAGCAGAAATCGTATGGAAGATTCTATTATTAGCCAGCATCCCCACTGCGCTTATTGGCGTCGTACTTTTTTTCCTTATGGATAAGATCTCGGCGGCGCCATTACTATAGCCGGAGTAATGGACTTTCTCATCGGTTTTTTCGGCGCGAAGCGCTTCAAGAAAAAATAGGATGACAATCCAAACAGCGGCTCTAGCGCGGATAAATGGGGCGCATAGTGGAATTATATGAAATGGGATGCGATTCGGCAGCGGTGGGCGGAGCGGTCTGCTCGCGAAAAACGCTTCTTAAGGGCGCTGTTCGCCGCCTTGGTTCTCTATACGGTTTATCAATATATCGAAGGAACGTTCGTATTCAACGCCGGAACCTTCGAACAGGATTTCACCGCTTATTACGCCGCCGCTATGGCTCTAAACCAGGGACAGCCTATTTACAATTCCGGCCCCTGGCCGTTATCGCGAGACAATCCTCTGATCGGCGTTCCCGTAATAGACGGGAAGAATCCACGCCCCCATCAATATTATCTTTATCCCCCTTTTCTTGCCTGGAGTCTGCGGCCATTGTCGAGGCTGCCCTTTTGGACAGCGGAATGGATTTGGAATATTCTCATGGCGGCGGCGTATTGGCTGGGAGCCGTTATGTTTCTCCGTTGCGCCGCCCGCAGCCTCTTAAGCCGCAGCGAGACGGCGGCGGCTTTGATCCTTGCGGCGTTTTGGGCGCCGATGTTTTTGGCATTCCGCGTGGGACAGATTACCATCATGGTGATGGCGGCGTTGGCGCTGCATTACGTCTGGGCCATTAACAAACGCGATGGCCTGTCAGGTTTGGCGTTGGGAGTGGCCGCCGCGCTGAAAGTAACGCCGCTCTTCTTTCTGCCGCTATGGTTCTTTTGGCGGCGTTGGAAGATCGTTGTAAGCGCGCTGATTACTCTCATTATCATTTTATTGATTACTGGATGGCGGCAAAACCTTCAATTTGTGACGGGGATAATGCCGCAAATCTCTTTGGGAGAAAATCATCCCATTAATCATACCTTAATGGGCGTCTATTTGGGACAAGTTTTAAAAAACTGGGGTTGGTTAAACGCAGACGATTATCGTTCCATCGCGGTTGCGCATACGCTCATGCGGCTTTTGCTGATGGCGGGCTGGATCGCAACCTGGTGGGGAGCATGGCGGCCTCACGACGAAAGAACTGTATCGTTGGGCTTCGCTTGCGCCTTAGCCGCTTCCATCATCTGGACGCCGGTGGCGCGGCTGCACGATTACATTTATCTCTATCCGGCGCTGATTCTCCTTTACATCGATCTAAAAAAAGCGAATTCTTGGTTGGGCTGGGCTATTTTGGTTTTCTCCATAGCGGCGCTGACAAGAAATCTATCTCCCTGGCTGGAGATGTTATCTTTCGACGCCATTTCGCGAGAAATCCTGATTCGGCCTCATTTGATGGCGGCGGGCGGAATTTGGGGATTCACGCTCTACCGGCGATTGAGGTTGCTTTATGGACGTTGAACATTCCCGCTTCGCATTTATTCGCCGCCGCGCCCTAACCGCGCTTGGCTTAATCGCTTTATTGGCGTTGGCTTTATGGCTGAGAATCGATTCGCTGGATTGGGGAATGCCATTCCGATTGCATCCCGACGAATGGAAATACGTTTCCGGGGCGGCGAAATGCCATCAGGGAGAATGGAATCCGAAATATTTCCGCAATCCTCCCGGCTTCACTTACCTTAACGCGTTATTTTATCCCCTCTGGCTGCGGCTGCAGACGCCGGTGGAGGTTCCCGCCTGGCTGGGCATCGACCCCCAATTCCTCAAGCCTTCGGATAATATCGAAGCGGAATATTTGCATCGTCCCTTCGATTTGACGATGGGATCGCGGATGCTCGCCGCCATTATGGGCGCGCTCACCGCCGCCGCCGTTTATCTATTGGCGAGGGAGAGATGCTCGCAGCCAATCGCCATGATCGCCGCTCTGCTATCGGCGGTTTCGTTCGCCAATGTCCGCGAGAGCCATTTCGCGGTGAACGACTCGTCTATGACCTTATTCTTGACGTTGTCGCTGTGGCTGGGACTGTTTTCGATGCGCCGCGGCTCGTTCCGACTCAGCCTCGTCGCTTCGGCGTTGGCGGGAATCGCGGCTGCCATGAAATACAGCGCTGCGCCGTTGGTTCCCGTCCTTATGGTTTTCTGGGGCGCCGCGAAATGCCAAACGGAAAAGAAAAACAATTGGAAATCGTGGATGCTTGAACTCCTCGCCATTGGCGGATTGTCTCTCGCTTGCTTCTTCGCAATCTGTCCTTTTCCCATCTCCGATCCTTCCGCCTTCTGGCCTGACTTTTGGGAACAATATCGCCGAGCCAATATTTTAGCGCCCGGCCAGGAGAAGACCGGATTCGCTCTACTCGCCCTCAATTCCTTCCTTGTCAGCGAAGGATGGGCGTCGGTTATTCTGGCGATCGTAGGCTTTGGCGTCCTCGTTAAGCAAAGAAGATGGGAATGGCTTATATTCCCGCTGCTGTTCTTTGCCGTATTGGCGAAGCATTCTATGTTCTTCATTCGTTATTGCATGCCCATTATGCCTTGGATTTCTCTATGGGCCGCCGTGGGGATTGACGCTTTGGCGCAGCGGGCGAATCGACGCTTCGCGGCGGTTCTGCTGGCAAGCGCATTAACCATCGCTTGCCTTATCGAACCGTTGGCGAAAGATATTCGCGCCAACTGGCTGCTGAAACAAACGGATACTCGCATCGAATGTATGCGTTGGTTTCTCGAAGAAGGAAATAAGAACGGACTAATGGCCGTCGATCAATACAGCATTCCCATAAGTTATAAAAGCGTCAGCGAACCGTTGACGAATCCCTTTCGCAACTTTATTTGGATCGATCGATTGCCTTCGAAAGATTTGACGAAGTTGGATGCGATCGAGAACGCCCAAGCCGCTTACATAGCGGTCGGTACATTCGCCGCCTTTCCCGGCGGTTTTCCCGATTCCTATGAAGAACGAAGAACAGCGATTAAAACATACGCGGGCGGGAACAAACCGATAAAACGATTCATCCCTTTCGAAAAAGAATGGAATCCCGCTCCCGCCGATCTGGAAGATACGTATACGCCCGTTTCAAATTTATGGGGAAGAAATCAGCCGGGTCCGGCGATCGAGATTTTTACGATGTCTTATCGCAATCAACAATAGCATTCGTAGAATGTTTACCCTTTAATTTCACTCGAATTGCTCTTGCTGCATCCCATACAACTACGAATGTAAGGCAAT encodes:
- a CDS encoding S8 family serine peptidase is translated as MQRRLDASSRFWRSFSFLFLCALAYGVESPPVRFGRADICISDIIFQKEFLSQADPIHALVQFAQPLAPGDRRELEASGVRFLHYIPENAYFISANAEKMNALRLAPSTVGAIPVPGELKLDSSLQRKAEAAKSAARNNNPPEYMNLKIVFFQDTAYKQASRTLLAHGAILEAARQGFDYHQTIDSVSLPLDEIQSLAQEDIVFLIAETDPPNVPCNLIAQDTSNIDEIQPRGGTGYNLDGSGVTAGVWDSGGVRVTHEQLRGRAVQVDGDAPNYHASHVAGTIAGGGKGNPTAEGMAPNAKLLCWNYINDLQEMQRNADKITVSNHSYKASAGWEYDPQTSLWHWYGDPEFDSSPSQLFGRYSSRTHAWDRIVYEQNLIAVLAAGNDRDGETPLPGTAYVLNQGPEISMISRPKDGGANGYNTITSLGAAKNVITVGAIYDLFREPPKPDDSSMTDYSSWGPTADGRVKPDLVANGAGLLSMSSNSDSAYESMGGTSSSAPVVAGAIACLTQLYRQRFGNADPDAAGMKCILIHTAIDGGSNAGPDYRFGWGLLDARAAADFILLHGNLGRYLDYGAYLGDPIVYEASYIGYGPITATLVWTDPPGVPATGAIGSDPPNVINDLDLLLTGPGGTYYPWTLDPSYPDQPARQNTENHRDNVEQVFIKKPAKGAYSLRIQGRVNLGDSQGYALCITGLQLTGRKPRLAILSPKADSVVDGGVSIAVQAGSGAGVSRVVMKADGAILDDPATSAKEGDVFLFPSPVETTQTAVWDSSRAANGEHVLEISATSADGASTTKNISVFVYNEPASPLSLATNASPLIGRIWPESDGDWYTIQPSVNSSYIIETHAFPDQISPDTHIALYGPYSRELLIASDDDGGIGTFSKIVRNLEKNRTYYLRVTGNQYETGFYSIDIKTNLASVEAWQLY
- a CDS encoding glycosyltransferase family 87 protein gives rise to the protein MKWDAIRQRWAERSAREKRFLRALFAALVLYTVYQYIEGTFVFNAGTFEQDFTAYYAAAMALNQGQPIYNSGPWPLSRDNPLIGVPVIDGKNPRPHQYYLYPPFLAWSLRPLSRLPFWTAEWIWNILMAAAYWLGAVMFLRCAARSLLSRSETAAALILAAFWAPMFLAFRVGQITIMVMAALALHYVWAINKRDGLSGLALGVAAALKVTPLFFLPLWFFWRRWKIVVSALITLIIILLITGWRQNLQFVTGIMPQISLGENHPINHTLMGVYLGQVLKNWGWLNADDYRSIAVAHTLMRLLLMAGWIATWWGAWRPHDERTVSLGFACALAASIIWTPVARLHDYIYLYPALILLYIDLKKANSWLGWAILVFSIAALTRNLSPWLEMLSFDAISREILIRPHLMAAGGIWGFTLYRRLRLLYGR
- a CDS encoding glycosyltransferase family 39 protein; the protein is MDVEHSRFAFIRRRALTALGLIALLALALWLRIDSLDWGMPFRLHPDEWKYVSGAAKCHQGEWNPKYFRNPPGFTYLNALFYPLWLRLQTPVEVPAWLGIDPQFLKPSDNIEAEYLHRPFDLTMGSRMLAAIMGALTAAAVYLLARERCSQPIAMIAALLSAVSFANVRESHFAVNDSSMTLFLTLSLWLGLFSMRRGSFRLSLVASALAGIAAAMKYSAAPLVPVLMVFWGAAKCQTEKKNNWKSWMLELLAIGGLSLACFFAICPFPISDPSAFWPDFWEQYRRANILAPGQEKTGFALLALNSFLVSEGWASVILAIVGFGVLVKQRRWEWLIFPLLFFAVLAKHSMFFIRYCMPIMPWISLWAAVGIDALAQRANRRFAAVLLASALTIACLIEPLAKDIRANWLLKQTDTRIECMRWFLEEGNKNGLMAVDQYSIPISYKSVSEPLTNPFRNFIWIDRLPSKDLTKLDAIENAQAAYIAVGTFAAFPGGFPDSYEERRTAIKTYAGGNKPIKRFIPFEKEWNPAPADLEDTYTPVSNLWGRNQPGPAIEIFTMSYRNQQ